Genomic DNA from Theropithecus gelada isolate Dixy chromosome 1, Tgel_1.0, whole genome shotgun sequence:
AATGGAGGAGATGGTCTGGTCTGTGCTCGACACCTCAAACTCTTTGTGAGTATGTGGGGAGGGGCTGTGGGGGAGGAGGGTGTGAGGGCTCTGGGATCTGGGGTTGAATTACCACTTTCTTCCTAGGGCTATGAGCCAACCATCTATTACCCCAAAAGGCCTAACAAGCCCCTCTTCACTGCATTGGTGACCCAGTGTCAGAAAATGGACATCCCTTTCCTTGGGGAAATGCCCTCAGAGGTAGGTGGCTCCAGTTGAATACTTCATTTCCCAGTAACCACTGCCTGTGCTCTGCTCTTCCATCGTGTTTCCAGGCTGAGCTCATTTTAGTGCCTGGTACAGAAGATGCCTAAAGGATGGTATTCAAATAAGTGTGCAAGAGCCTTCTCCCCCTTCATAAAGTGTGCTCCATGAGTCCCACACACCACCTTCTCTAAAGCTTCCCTGCCCTTTCATCTCCCTGGTCCCTCCTTCCACTCTGTAGTCAGATCCTCTTGCCCTAGCATGCAGTAAACACATGATTGCCCCTCGGAGGCCAGAGTGGCTGCCCTATCTGAAACCCTTCCTGCAGATGCATGAATTAAGGGATGGGAAAttgggtaatttttttccttaacccattttacagatgaagatactgAGGTGGAGAGAAGTGGTTTGCTTAAAGTCACTGAATTGTATCATGGCAGAGCTGAAACCATAATCTGGCTCTCCTGACTCGGTCTCAGGCTCTCTCACCCTGTAGCCTCCCCAGTGGCGGGCAGGCAGGCACCGAGAACAAAAACTGTCTCGTCTCAGTTTGGCCTGAATCAGTGACCAACTCACACTTTCTCTAGGCCTCAGGCTGCCCTCTGAATGAGATACAATACTTGCGTCTCTGTGAATGGTCTGCAGGTGCAGAGGACAGCCCTCTCCAGTTAAGGCTGTTTGTGCAGCTGCTGGCTCTGACATCCTTTTCCTGCTCCACCACAGCCCACGATGATTGATGAACTGTATGAGCTGGTGGTGGATGCCATCTTTGGCTTCAGCTTCAAGGGCGATGTTCGGGAACCGTTCCACAGCATCCTGAGCGTCCTGAAGGGACTCACTGTGCCCATTGCTAGCATTGACATTCCCTCAGGTGCTGGGACCCAGaaggtggggcaggggtgggcgGAGATTGGGGCCCTACCCTCCTGACTCTTGCCCACACCAggtctaaaataattttagtctAGAGGGGCAGAACACAGCTTTCTGGACCCCCATCAGGGCTGGGGAACAGCGTTCAGAAGTCCCCTTTACATGTTGGCCCCATGAAGAGACCACGGCCCAAGGGTACGTGGAGCTTGTTGGACCAGAGTTCCTCAGGTGGGAACTGAGGGGACTTCCCACTTCTCTGGGACTAGGGTAAAATAAGGTGTAGAAGGGGATGAGACATCTGGCCTCTTCCTGAATACCACCCTCTTTTCAGGATGGGACGTGGAGAAGGGAAACTCTGGAGGGATCCAGCCAGACTTGCTCATCTCCCTCACAGCCCCCAAAAAATCTGCAACCCAGTTTACTGGTCGCTACCATTACCTGGGGGGTCGTTTTGTGCCACCTGCTCTGGAAAAGAAGTACCAGCTGAATCTGCCACCCTACCCTGACACCGCGTGTGTCTATCGTCTGCAGTGAGGGAAGGTGGGTGGGTATTCTTCCCAATAAAGACTTAGAGCCCCTCTCTTCCGGAACTGTGGAGTCCTGGCAGCTCCTCTGGCAATAAAGGTCAGTGAATGGTGGAAATCAGGGAGCAACCCTGGGGATTGGGTGCCATCTCTCTGGGGGTAACACAACGGGCAAGAGGTTGCTATGGTATTTGGAAACAATGAAAATGGACTGTTAGATGCCAAGTGAGTTGTGCTGTCCTTTACACAATTCTTACTCATTTGGGACACAGACAAGGAGCTACGTTCACTTATCAGTGTAGCAAGACTACAAGGAGGTTAACAGAAGGAATTTCCTCAAAGGCCTCCAAGAAGTATCTTCTAATTTGTATTCAGGACCTTCCCAGGCTGGGAACAGAGAGCCAGTCAGTCCTAGCCAGTTATCTCTAGGC
This window encodes:
- the NAXE gene encoding NAD(P)H-hydrate epimerase isoform X1, which produces MRRGRVEPGLAGGERSASWMSGVRRLLGLGLLVAGSRLLRIKSETISCRSGPTWWGPQRLNSGGRWDSEVMASTAVKYLSQEEAQAVDQELFNEYQFSVDQLMELAGLSCATAIAKAYPPTSMSRSPPTVLVICGPGNNGGDGLVCARHLKLFGYEPTIYYPKRPNKPLFTALVTQCQKMDIPFLGEMPSEPTMIDELYELVVDAIFGFSFKGDVREPFHSILSVLKGLTVPIASIDIPSGWDVEKGNSGGIQPDLLISLTAPKKSATQFTGRYHYLGGRFVPPALEKKYQLNLPPYPDTACVYRLQ
- the NAXE gene encoding NAD(P)H-hydrate epimerase isoform X2 translates to MELAGLSCATAIAKAYPPTSMSRSPPTVLVICGPGNNGGDGLVCARHLKLFGYEPTIYYPKRPNKPLFTALVTQCQKMDIPFLGEMPSEPTMIDELYELVVDAIFGFSFKGDVREPFHSILSVLKGLTVPIASIDIPSGWDVEKGNSGGIQPDLLISLTAPKKSATQFTGRYHYLGGRFVPPALEKKYQLNLPPYPDTACVYRLQ